A stretch of the Leptidea sinapis chromosome 5, ilLepSina1.1, whole genome shotgun sequence genome encodes the following:
- the LOC126964655 gene encoding RNA-binding protein 45-like translates to MDSNRWGNDDRSEDTPVYSRLFIICERKLTEEDFRNAFLKFGTIEDIKLPIDRNTGQPKGIAFIKFSRTSEAAAALEAMNGKNISNSHRPLKILVASNRSEIQSHDYDMDRFKRLFISISKDVSEDTINNDFKNFGFIEGIQVMTDRNTGQSKGFAYVKYQRFSEAALAYEHCDRKYRPIFASPKTQKRRETMFESNLNSLTSRSTILSMMNIQPRGFTQLHFMCSPDLMEVHAARLFSIIPGMIRCRLQLDLVRNCNRGTVEYSNPVSAEYALEQLHEFEYPPGQRIFVKPAYMKFAGYEESSFNFSKSYNKLRGAINSAKKSDTPDLAQLAQAIAEASKLIKAATTGFNDDNLDVNDLNYCSLELPPTQPLADIDSPVAKRCFLVCKPQPPPLTALRDVFCRFGNLINVYTLPNKTVGFARYATEESANTAIKALHGAEICGVRIKVLEAVEEVPNKRTRYN, encoded by the coding sequence ATGGATAGCAATCGTTGGGGCAACGATGACCGTTCTGAAGATACCCCGGTATATTctagattatttattatatgtgaGCGTAAGTTGACTGAGGAAGATTTTAGAAATGCCTTCTTAAAATTTGGTACAATAGAGGATATAAAGCTGCCGATCGACCGCAATACGGGTCAACCAAAAGGAATTGCTTTTATTAAGTTCTCAAGAACCTCTGAAGCAGCTGCTGCTCTTGAAGCAATGaatggaaaaaatatttctaattctCATCGGCCCCTCAAGATATTGGTGGCTTCAAATCGTTCTGAAATTCAATCTCATGATTATGACATGGATAGATTCAAACgcttatttattagtatttcaaAAGATGTCTCAGAAGATACcattaataatgattttaagAATTTTGGATTCATTGAAGGCATTCAGGTAATGACAGATAGAAATACAGGACAGAGTAAAGGTTTTGCATATGTGAAATATCAAAGGTTCTCTGAAGCAGCACTTGCATATGAACATTGTGATAGAAAGTATCGACCTATCTTTGCCAGCCCGAAAACTCAGAAGAGACGAGAAACAATGTTTGAATCAAATCTTAATTCCTTAACATCAAGGAGTACTATTTTATCAATGATGAATATTCAACCGAGAGGCTTTACTCAACTACACTTTATGTGTAGCCCAGATCTAATGGAAGTGCATGCTGCCAGACTTTTCAGTATTATACCCGGTATGATTAGGTGTAGACTCCAACTTGACTTAGTTAGAAACTGCAACAGAGGTACTGTGGAGTACTCTAATCCAGTATCCGCGGAATATGCACTAGAACAATTGCATGAGTTTGAATATCCCCCAGGGCAAAGGATTTTTGTTAAACCTGCATATATGAAGTTTGCAGGGTATGAAGAaagttcttttaatttttctaaatcTTACAACAAATTGAGAGGTGCAATTAATTCTGCAAAAAAGTCAGACACACCTGATTTAGCTCAGTTAGCACAGGCAATTGCAGAAGCCTCAAAACTAATTAAAGCAGCAACAACAGGATTCAATGATGATAACCTAGatgtaaatgatttaaattactGTAGTCTAGAGTTGCCTCCTACACAACCACTAGCAGATATTGATAGCCCAGTAGCTAAAAGATGCTTTTTAGTATGCAAACCCCAGCCCCCTCCATTGACTGCTCTTCGTGATGTCTTCTGCCGGTTTGGAAATCTTATTAATGTCTACACACTACCCAATAAAACAGTAGGCTTTGCTAGGTATGCTACTGAAGAATCTGCTAATACGGCAATAAAAGCTTTGCATGGAGCAGAGATATGTGGGGTCCGTATTAAGGTGTTAGAAGCAGTAGAAGAGGTACCTAATAAGAGAACGAGATATAATTAg